TTTACATTGAATAaaagagatatattgaattcttcTGTTATTTAGACATGGTTCTCAGATACAGAAGTCTATGTATTGTAAAGTATGAATGTATAAACAAACGATTATCGGGTATTCTGATAATAGACAGTATTTCAAACGGAATATTCCACACGGCgatactatttattaatttatataaatctatatgtaaCGCAACATGTAAGAGCAACTTTGCATTGTTATAATTTACTGGAAATGATTTGAGAACAATGGCAAATTTTTCACCTCTTTTTATAGGCATTTTTtcagaaatgttttaaaaaggAAATGCAGATGAATTGAGTTCATACGTTATAATGTAAAACGCTAACCGAGTTAGCTTATATAACTTACACAATTAAGAATGAGTTAAGCAGTGTTTCCTAGACAATAATATTCGTCACGGCTTTAATTGCGAAGAAtgttcaagaatattttaataccgCTAAAAAGCAACACAATCAATTCTATTCATATTTCCATTACGGGAAACCATTGTCAGAGCAATAACATGtacattcttttaaaaattctcatacgaaagcaaaaaaaaaaaaccaaaaaaaccaAAAGAAAAGTTTGAAACTATAATATAGAAAGCAGGTATTCTTGAATATTCTGTATATAAGATCCTGTTTCTATTACATTACGAGAATTACGTTAATGAGTTACCAAGTATCATTAAACGGAACAACGGAGACCGTCATTTTTCTCAGCGGAAATATTCGAAGGAGGATTGTACATAACTGTGTCTTTTAGTTACCAACTTTTTATCcgatatgttattttatacccAGCGCATTCTCGTTTTTTAAGAATGACGAACATTGTAACATTAATCTTTTATATGGCAAGTTCCCGGAGGTATGCTGTGATACGTGTGTATGCTAACACTAATTAATTATCTAATTGTAAGCCATGAAAGtgagaattatattaaacgtcGTGAGTCGCGTTGTCGTGTGCTATAAGACGAATGATGATGATTGATCTTCAACCTGTATTTATCATATTGAACAATTGAAGATTGACTTTAGGAGGAACtttaaagaaagaaggaaagaaaagaacaaactGAAATGGCCTGTTGAATACCAAACTCTGCGTTTGATCGATCGAATTTGAGATTTATGATGTTCCTACATTGTAAGCAGAACggattcataataaataaacggTGCGTCTTGTTTCGTATCTGGCACTGATCGAAGTCGAACAGAGACCGAACGAtgatgttattaattctttcattatTCCAGTAATCCAATGCTTTGATCATGCCGGATAAAATGCTTTGTTTTTCGTTCTGTAAAGCGAACAAGATTTCTTTTGTATCGGAAGCGAATGTATCGACAAATATTTTGCCGACGATATTATGAATAGCGAACGTTAGCTATTCGCTTGACACGGTCGTTTAGAATCGCTGTTCGTTTCACACCGAGTATACATACAACGATTCGAGAGGATATTTTGATAATTACGTTTTATATTGGCAGATCAATCTGGCTGATTACATTTAAACgaataagtaaaaaattcattgatCATTTCCTACTCGACGACTTTTTTATAAGacacacatatatacacacaaacacacatacacacagacacacagagCTTTACGACATCGCATCGAATATGTAATTCTCTTCGCATTTCACTTCATTTGTTTGTAAAGGTGTACAttctttgtaattataaatgaaaaaattttgattGTTAACTCCACCGTGTACCTTTATTTATCACACTGTTTACCTGAGTTTAGTCGATCGTTTCAGGAATTATATCtgttcaaatataatattaataatatgttttatataaaaaaaatgtataggtatatcaatttttaatcgCTCAATATACTTAGCCAACTATGATTAATTTCGTTTCATGTCCTTtgttaaaaattgtgttttgtTACAGGTTCGCGAAAAGTTTCTccatataaacaattaaaattttagtgaAAATTCTGTGGAcagacaaaatgaaaaaattacgaTTGCTTCGCGTGGATAATGATTTGGTAGAAAAAACAAACTTACAGATTGGTAACAATATTATTGGTTCGAGTGTTGGGTCTGAAGTAAGTACACGATCAagttacattaaataataattaaaaataaaactgtcAAGTTAAATAGTCTTGCGGTATAATTACCTTGGCATTAATTGCATCGCAATTTCGGttcgttgaaaattaatttgaaatttctgttacGCGTAAAAAGTTTCTTCACGCGTGCGTGAATGATCGGGTTCGGTCACGTGACATCCGTTGGCTTTCGTTATTGCGCCTAAAGTTTAACCGTCGGAATTTCGTGTTAAcagaattttcaaatacattttattttgaactGATTCTATATCTACGGGAATTTCAGCGGAGCAATGGTCAAAGCAACAAGTACGCAGCAACGATAAATTTGTCATCAAAAAATGACATGACAATAACACCGGTAACGTAAACTTAAAGTTCTCACAAATTACTACGCATCATTGGTTGCAAAGATTTTGCCAGAATTGAATGaaacattatacaattttctatagGAATCATTGTGTTATTACTAGGTTTCATCGTGTTACATGAAATCTACAGAAACTTCACGGTGGCAACTTCTTAAGTTGGGTGTTACTGTTCCAATCAAACCAGGGGACATTTGCTCTTTGGTATCAGAGAAATGTTGGTTTAAAGTGGTATCAGAACCTTCTATGATGGAAATTAACGAGGAAAATACAGAGAAacgaaaagtataaaattaatgttctaatgataatatattttagtCTTTACATGTTTTTTACTGATGAAATTTAGGCTAATGAGAATATAAGTTGTGATGTACCTCACAAAAAGCTATGCTCAGAATCAGGGGAAGGAGATAATTTAGGATGTATTAACATACCAAATGATGTATtggtagataataataatatacccACAGCAAAAACCCAAGAGCCTGTTAAGACTGAAGCAAATTTATCAAGTAATGCAGAATCAGCAGAAGCAAACATTCAGAAAACTCAAGTCTTTAGGttacactttaattttaatgtaacatttaatattcaatgataaCATAGTTCTAAGTAATTAATCTTTTTGTGTTCATTTAAAATAGTTCCAATGATGAAAACAGAAATTCAACAAATGGAACAGAACAAAGTGATAAACCTCTTATAGCAGAAAGCACAGAATCTCATGATTCAGTGGAAGCAAATAAACCAAATGTCTCTGATAATGTACCAACAGATACACCCATAAGAGAAAGATGCAAATATGGAGACAAATGTTATAGGTAACTTTATTCTGTCCTCTTATTGTAAGGCTTTTGACAAAAAAACTGTTTTCTTATAGGAGAAATCCACAACACAAAGCTAAATACAGTCATCCCATGGATTCTGATTATGATACAATAGATAACAGAAAAGAATGTCCTTACGGTATACAGTGTTATCGTACCAATCCTCAACATAAAAAAGATTATAAACATACAATGCAAAAAGCACCTAATGACAAACGTAAACGAGCCAGTAAAAAAACATCGCTAGCATCCTCAAATACTTTATCTGATCTAGAAGATTCATTTTCAGATGATTCTGTTGAAGAATCTGTAGATGAATCTGATTATCAACCATCTAGTGATGTGGAAAATTCGGACGACGACGAATACGATGATAAAAGTGAAATGGAATGGGAGGATGACACAACTGATgattaagaagaatatttttattgcaaactGTAAAAAGATTTCTTgattgtttatatagatttaatacatatttagaaattcatattaacatataatacttattttcatattcatattcacttattataatacttaatataacaaaaatgaaaatacataaaaatatacattttataaaaaatgcttTATGACACTGGTatcaaacaaaactatttaagatctataaatatatttgtaagaaaaggcagtatttttatatattaatggaAATATAAGTATACAGCTAATTtgatgaataaattttatacaaatgttgttaagtgaatattataaattgtacaaATGAAGAAGTTTAATGAATACTTGTAATATTTGTATCACTTTAGAATGTTTGCAATTAATTAATACCCCTGATATCCTTCATCACTTTCTGCATAGTTCTCAGTTGCTACATCTATAAGTATGTGCCTTGGTATTTCAGAACCTCTGACTTTAATGATATagcaaacattttctattttatgaaGGCTCTGTTCGAGTGTGAATAATTTCctattcatttctttattagAAAAATGTGTACAACTAAGGAAACCTGTATACATCTTTTTGACAAAGTTGCATATTTGGTAACAATTGTCAATATCTTGTGTTCCTAAATTATTGATACATTTGCGCATTAGTTCTCCAGTCAGATCTGCTATTCCTAAGATATATTCGCGTGGTGTGACCAAAGTACGTATAGTCCTTGGTTCAGGTTTGTCTGTAATCGTGTAAGTgatcattttttctatttctgaCCAACCTTCCAATTCATCATTATGCAAATATTGGTAAAAGGTAACTGCTTCTATGTATTCTTCTAAACTACTACGATATgcttttaaatattgataaggACCTTCCTTCTCAAGTTCCAGTGCAATGCGTTTaaaatgattctgtgcaacatTCTGTAGTTTTGTCTTAGCCTGATTCAATATACTTCCTTGTTTGCTTTCATTGTCTATGGTGTGTAAAAGATAGATGATTCTTTTACTTTCTATCGTGATGTctctacaaattttcaaaatcctcTCGAAGCGATCGTTTTTGTCATCTAATTCCGCTCCATAAGCTCGGAATTGTCGCATGACCAGACTATCTTCGTCGAcattttgcgctatctcttttcctttctcgcCGAGGTGGCCCTTTTTACTGCCGTGAGAATGATTTTTTCTGCCTCCTTAATCGAACCATAAAACGAGAATTTTCAGTGTGGTTAGGAACAATTTAATGTATCATTACATGAATTTAATATATCTTATGACTCTTATGTAATAGCTAGCATTtacgtaaaaaataatattgtatttgacAGAGCGATGATAAACATAACTTatagaatacaaaaattaaatatccgTATGGATCATTACTGATCCATTCATCAACATCTGTCAAAGTGCTGTTGGAAAATTAAAACCGACAACTTTTTACGAGTAAAAGTCGACTACAAGGCCCACTTTGAATAATTCCAGTTTCATTAATGTACCTTTCATATGAGACATCGCAATTATTTTTTCACTACTATGAAAGTATCACTGAGAAGATATCAGAATAGACCGAACACTCTAACACATTCACGATCTCCGTCGACTACTTTATCGACCTAGAAAACCACTCCTTAGATACGAACTTTGAACTTCGTACAGATGTCCCATAGAATACAACACTGTGGCTTTTCTTTattcaatgtattatttattcacaATGTCcactaaattataatgaaatattttatcgtcCTACTTCTATGACGGTTTGTTTCtaactgaatatttacaaaaagaatatcacgaatattaacaaaagaatttaaaatctattgaacgatttctaataaacagaaattaacttCATTTACAAATTGCAACTAACATTATTGACAAATTAGCTATACCTTTTGAATTTccacatcggtaacatttggcTAACAGTTTTAGAATTTTGCCACTGGTGGCGCTACCGTCGTTCCTTTTGAATTTccacatcggtaacatttggctaccagtttgagcgttttgccacggatggcgccaccgTCGATCCTTTTGAATTTCCACATCGGTAACATTTtgctaccagtttgagcgttttgccacgGGTGGCGCCACTGTCGATCCTTTTGAATTTCTATATCGGTAACAtttggctaccagtttgagcgttttgccacTGGTGGCGCCACCGTCGATCCTTTTGAATTTCCATATCGGTAACAtttggctaccagtttgagcgttttgccacgGGTGGCGCCACTGTCGATCCTTTTGAATTTCCGCATCGGTAACAtttggctaccagtttgagcgttttgccacggatggcgccacagtACCATTTTCAGTGTTACCAATACACttttttttcacaaatattGGTACCACTTCCGGTGACAATATGGCGACTGTATGTAGCTTCATTGAAAAGGAGCAgaagtttattaattttgaaattacttcCCCTGATTTAACATGAGTGACGAAGAAGTGGGCCTTCTTGACGAGGAAAAGGACAAAGTAGGTTTTGATACACATATTTCTAGTTACTGTTTTGATTGCTATCCTTTTGGAGTGTTGAAGGTTATGTTTACActcaataagaaaattaaatgtccTGGAatatattagtattaattacatttaatgttTTATCGTAGGATCAGATAAAGGCGGAGCTTTCAGAAATGAGTTTCGAGGATTTACAGAAGCTCAAAGAGAAATTAGGAACGAAAGTGTACAACGAAGCGGTGTTCGGTCCAAAAAGGCTGCGGAAGGTAGAGTTCAAGCGGGAGAATAAGAACAGACCCCGAGAAATGTCGTCGAAGAAACCTGTTCCTCGCTTCAGGGAAGTCGTACAGCTAAAGAAACACATACCTAGGGATCCGAGGTTCGACAGTCTCTGCGGCACGTTCAACccgaaaatattcaagaaagcTTACGGCTTCCTCAGCGACGTGAAGAAGGATGATATAAAGAAACTGAGAAACGAGTTACAGGAAACCGACGATCCGAAGATGATAAAGAAAATCAAGTATCTGATTCAGCGGTTAGAGAATCAATTACGCGAAGAGCACAGGAGCAATCAAAAGGAGCAGAAGGTGTATCAGGAGAAGAAGGAAGTGGCGGAAGCGATTAAGAGAGGAGAGAAGCCTAACTTCAAGAGGAAATGTAATCTATCCTTAAGAATATCTACACATTATTCAAAGGAATTTAATTCCGTTGCTAATTATGTTTATTGATTTTCAGCTGAGAGAAAGGTGCTAGATCTGGTGTCGCAGTACGAGGAACTGAAGAACTCAGGGAAACTAAAGAAGCACATTCAAAGATTACGCAAGAAGAATCTTCGCAGGGACAGAGAGAAGTTAGCGGCGGATACGGAATGAAAacaagaagcagaagaagaagaacaacaaCAGGTGtacatgaaattaaaatttatacgaatCGAACATGGCTGGAATAATTACAGGTGTACATAAGCGTAATAAACACTACCGACACTCGGAAGCTAAGTTTCCATTTTCTCCCCTTCACCTTGTCCAGCTGCCCCCGTGGACCCCGCGGCTCTCGCCGGCGCGTGCGCGGGAGTGCCAATCAGAAAAGGTAGGATAAAGAGTgctttattaattatgtattttttatttaacatcaaaAGTAATGACACTTGGGTTGGACAATGTCTCTCGTTTTTGTTTCTTCCTTAATATATTTCACGTGTGAAAACAGAACTTACAGAATAATCAATATGAAAGTAATCGTCAATCAGAAGAGATAGTTGGTAGAGCGGTGTACACGTCCTCCCTTcgaatcatcatcatcatcatcatcatcatcatcatcatcatcatatcatcatcgtcatcatcgtcatcatcatcatcaccctcatcatcatcaccatcataatcatcatcatcatcctccCTGCCCTCTCTTTTGTATTCCCATCTCTCCTTATACTCTGAGCGTGTTGAAACGTGTGTCTCTAATGTCGCGCGTGTTCTCTCGGCGCGTGTCTGTGTGTGTATCCGTGTACGTGTGTTGAACGTGTTGTATTCGCATGCGGCGCTAAAAACGTAGAACAGAAAAAAGTGTGTACAGGGTGTGCCCGCCGTGTGTACACGAGAGGCGGTTCCTCTCGGAGCCGGGCAGCTAAT
Above is a genomic segment from Nomia melanderi isolate GNS246 chromosome 8, iyNomMela1, whole genome shotgun sequence containing:
- the Trax gene encoding translin associated factor X isoform X1, yielding MSHMKGGRKNHSHGSKKGHLGEKGKEIAQNVDEDSLVMRQFRAYGAELDDKNDRFERILKICRDITIESKRIIYLLHTIDNESKQGSILNQAKTKLQNVAQNHFKRIALELEKEGPYQYLKAYRSSLEEYIEAVTFYQYLHNDELEGWSEIEKMITYTITDKPEPRTIRTLVTPREYILGIADLTGELMRKCINNLGTQDIDNCYQICNFVKKMYTGFLSCTHFSNKEMNRKLFTLEQSLHKIENVCYIIKVRGSEIPRHILIDVATENYAESDEGYQGY
- the LOC116423907 gene encoding uncharacterized protein LOC116423907 isoform X2; this translates as MKSTETSRWQLLKLGVTVPIKPGDICSLVSEKCWFKVVSEPSMMEINEENTEKRKANENISCDVPHKKLCSESGEGDNLGCINIPNDVLVDNNNIPTAKTQEPVKTEANLSSNAESAEANIQKTQVFSSNDENRNSTNGTEQSDKPLIAESTESHDSVEANKPNVSDNVPTDTPIRERCKYGDKCYRRNPQHKAKYSHPMDSDYDTIDNRKECPYGIQCYRTNPQHKKDYKHTMQKAPNDKRKRASKKTSLASSNTLSDLEDSFSDDSVEESVDESDYQPSSDVENSDDDEYDDKSEMEWEDDTTDD
- the LOC116423907 gene encoding uncharacterized protein LOC116423907 isoform X1; the protein is MTITPVSSCYMKSTETSRWQLLKLGVTVPIKPGDICSLVSEKCWFKVVSEPSMMEINEENTEKRKANENISCDVPHKKLCSESGEGDNLGCINIPNDVLVDNNNIPTAKTQEPVKTEANLSSNAESAEANIQKTQVFSSNDENRNSTNGTEQSDKPLIAESTESHDSVEANKPNVSDNVPTDTPIRERCKYGDKCYRRNPQHKAKYSHPMDSDYDTIDNRKECPYGIQCYRTNPQHKKDYKHTMQKAPNDKRKRASKKTSLASSNTLSDLEDSFSDDSVEESVDESDYQPSSDVENSDDDEYDDKSEMEWEDDTTDD
- the LOC116434111 gene encoding ribosomal RNA processing protein 36 homolog, with translation MSDEEVGLLDEEKDKDQIKAELSEMSFEDLQKLKEKLGTKVYNEAVFGPKRLRKVEFKRENKNRPREMSSKKPVPRFREVVQLKKHIPRDPRFDSLCGTFNPKIFKKAYGFLSDVKKDDIKKLRNELQETDDPKMIKKIKYLIQRLENQLREEHRSNQKEQKVYQEKKEVAEAIKRGEKPNFKRKSERKVLDLVSQYEELKNSGKLKKHIQRLRKKNLRRDREKLAADTE
- the Trax gene encoding translin associated factor X isoform X2, whose translation is MSHMKGGRKNHSHGSKKGHLGEKGKEIAQNVDEDSLVMRQFRAYGAELDDKNDRFERILKICRDITIESKRIIYLLHTIDNESKQGSILNQAKTKLQNVAQNHFKRIALELEKEDKPEPRTIRTLVTPREYILGIADLTGELMRKCINNLGTQDIDNCYQICNFVKKMYTGFLSCTHFSNKEMNRKLFTLEQSLHKIENVCYIIKVRGSEIPRHILIDVATENYAESDEGYQGY